One window of Etheostoma spectabile isolate EspeVRDwgs_2016 unplaced genomic scaffold, UIUC_Espe_1.0 scaffold00008224, whole genome shotgun sequence genomic DNA carries:
- the LOC116678810 gene encoding E3 ubiquitin-protein ligase TRIM21-like: MVAQFRQSAQQKASSSSSEQQVSKPGEVPCDVCTGTKLKAELGKTEAEIQQMIQKRRLKIQEIKHSVDLSDEDADREIAEGVQVFTSLKESVERGLNELINTIKEKQKTTEKQAEAFITELEQEISELMKRSTEVEQLSHSEDHLHLLQRVQSLNIQQPPPTKDWTEVRVRPSSYEGTVVKAVVQLEETLSKEMKKLAESELKRVQQYAVDVTLDPDTAHPALILSHDGKQVNLGDVKKNLPNHRKRFSNHPCVLGKQSFSSGRFYFEVQVKGKTEWDLGVARESIDRKGDIRLSPENGYWTILLKKRNEYKALASPPVLLSLKPRPQKVGVFVDYEEGLVSFYDVDAAALIYSFTGCSFTGKLFPYFFTGYIYGRKNSAPLIISPVRVN, translated from the exons ATGGTCGCTCAGTTCAGACAGTCAGCTCAACAgaaagccagcagcagcagctcagagcaaCAAGTGTCCAAACCAGGAGAAGTTCCCTGTGACGTCTGCACTGGAACCAAACTGAAG GCAGAGCTGGGGAAGACAGAGGCTGAAATTCAGCAGATGATCCAGAAGAGACGACTAAAGATTCAGGAGATCAAACACTCAGTCGACCTCAGTGATGaagatgcagacagagagatagcagaaggtgttcaggtcttcacttctctgaaggagtctgttgagagaggcctgaatgagctcatcaacaccatcaaagagaagcagaaaacaacagaaaaacaggccGAAGCTTTCATCACAGAGCTGGAACAGGAAATCTCTGAGCTGATGAAGAGAAGCACTGAGGTGGAGCAGCTTTCACACTCTGAAGaccacctccatcttctccagagGGTCCAGTCCCTAAACATCCAACAACCTCCACCCACCAAGGACTGGACAGAGGTCAGGGTCCGTCCATCATCATATGAGGGGACTGTAGTGAAAGCTGTGGTTCAGCTGGAGGAGACACTCAGTAAAGAGATGAAGAAGCTGGCTGAGTCTGAGctgaagagggtccagcagtatgcagtggatgtgactcttGATCCTGATACAGCACATCCTGCTCTCATCCTGTCTCATGATGGGAAACAAGTGAATCTTGGGGATGTGAAGAAGAATCTTCCAAACCACCGAAAGAGATTTTCCAACCATCCTTGTGTTTTAGGAAAACAGAGTTTCTCTTCAGGcagattttactttgaggttCAAGTCAAAGGAAAGACTGAATGGGATTTAGGAGTTGCCAGAGAGTCGATCGACAGGAAGGGAGACATCAGGCTGAGCCCTGAGAATGGTTACTGGACGATAttgttgaaaaagagaaatgagtACAAAGCTCTTGCTTCCCCTCCAGTCCTGCTCTCTCTGAAGCCTCGGcctcagaaggtgggggtgtttgtggactatgaggagggtctggtctccttttatgacgtagatgctgcagctcttatctactcctttactggctgctccttcactgGGAAACTCTTCCCATACTTCTTTACTGGTTATATTTATGGTCgtaaaaactctgcccctctgatcatctctcctgtcagagTAAACTAA
- the LOC116678809 gene encoding E3 ubiquitin-protein ligase TRIM39-like, whose translation MAASKNGPSEEVSKPGEVPCDVCTGNKLKTLTSCLVCLVSYCETHLEPHLTTSGLKRHQLIDPVENLEGRMCTKHDKPLELFCKTDQTCVCMLCTVLDHKTHDVVPLEEEYEGKKAELGKTRTEIQQMIQKRRLKVQEIKQSVDLSEEDADREIAEGVQVFTSLKESVERGLNELINTIKEKQKTREKQAEAFITELEQEISELMKRSTEVEQLSRSEDHLHLLQSVQSLNIQQPPPTKNWTGVSVRSSSSEGTVVKSGVQLEKTFGKQMKKLFAMSELMKRSTEVEQLSRSKDRNHLLQRAQSLNIQQPPPTKDWTEVSVRPSSYEGTVVKAVVQLEETLSKEMKKLLEAELKRVQQYAVDVTLDPDTAHPALILSDDGKQVNDSDLRKNLPDNPERFSYCASVLGKQSFSSGRFYFEVEVKGKTKWELGVARESINRKGDIPLAPQNGYWTIWLRNGKEYKALAGPGVRLSLKSSPQKVGVFVDYEEGLVSFYDVDAAALIYSFTGCSFTEKLLPYFSPCNNEGGKNSAPLIISPVRVN comes from the coding sequence ATGGCTGCTTCCAAAAATGGGCCATCTGAAGAAGTGTCCAAACCAGGAGAAGTTCCCTGTGACGTCTGCACTGGAAACAAACTGAAGACCCTGAcgtcctgcctggtgtgtctggTCTCCTACTGTGAGACTCACCTGGAGCCTCATCTGACCACGTCAGgtctgaaaagacatcagctgATAGACCCTGTGGAGAACCTGGAAGGCAGGATGTGTACGAAGCACGATAAACCTCTGGAGCTGTTCTGTAAGACCGACCagacatgtgtctgcatgctctGCACTGTTTTAGACCACAAGACACATGATGTTGTTCCTCTGGAAGAAGAATATGAAGGAAAGAAGGCAGAGCTGGGGAAGACAAGGACTGAAATTCAGCAGATGATCCAGAAGAGACGACTGAAGGTTCAAGAGATCAAACAGTCAGTGGACCTCAGTGAGGaagatgcagacagagagatagcagaaggtgttcaggtcttcacttctctgaaggagtctgttgagagaggcctgaatgagctcatcaacaccatcaaagagaagcagaaaacaagagaaaaacaggccgaagctttcatcacagagctggaacaggaaatctctgagctgatgaagagaagcactgaggtggagcagctctcacgctctgaagaccacctccatcttctccagagTGTCCAGTCGCTAAACATCCAACAACCTCCACCCACCAAGAACTGGACAGGGGTCAGCGTCCGTTCATCATCATCTGAGGGGACTGTGGTGAAATCTGGGGTTCAGCTGGAGAAGACATTCGGTAAACAGATGAAGAAGCTGTTCGCTATGTCGGAACTGATGAAGAGAAGCACTGAGGTGGAGCAGCTCTCACGCTCTAAAGACCGCAACCATCTTCTCCAGAGGGCCCAGTCCCTAAACATCCAACAACCTCCACCCACCAAGGACTGGACAGAGGTCAGCGTCCGTCCATCATCATATGAGGGGACTGTGGTGAAAGCTGTGGTTCAGCTGGAGGAGACACTCAGTAAAGAGATGAAGAAGCTGCTTGAAGCCGAGctgaagagggtccagcagtatgcagtggatgtgactcttGATCCTGATACAGCACATCCTGCTCTCATCCTGTCTGATGATGGGAAACAAGTGAATGATAGTGATCTGAGGAAGAATCTCCCAGACAACCCAGAGAGATTTTCTTATTGTGCTAGTGTTTTAGGAAAACAGAGTTTCTCTTCAGGcagattttactttgaggttGAAGTTAAAGGAAAGACTAAATGGGAATTAGGAGTGGCCAGAGAGTCGATCAACAGGAAGGGAGACATCCCACTAGCACCTCAGAATGGTTACTGGACGATATGGTTAAGAAATGGAAAGGAATACAAAGCTCTTGCTGGCCCTGGTGTCCGTCTCTCTCTGAAGTCTTctcctcagaaggtgggggtgtttgtggattatgaggagggtctggtctccttttatgacgtagatgctgcagctcttatctactcctttactggctgctccttcactgagaaactcCTCCCATACTTTAGTCCATGCAATAATGAAGGTggtaaaaactctgcccctctgatcatctctcctgtcagagtaaactaa